The Actinomycetota bacterium genome window below encodes:
- the radC gene encoding DNA repair protein RadC, with the protein MNRNYISRIEIRYTGVSEKSYRYKCSDDIAKSNIVKKELNGLDREKFMLFLLDGKNRVLNYEIVSLGSLNSSIVHPRESFKSAVKNSAASVVFIHNHPTGDPTPSSDDIAITKRLVEAGKILGIKVLDHIIVGDTTHFSFSEENLL; encoded by the coding sequence ATGAATAGAAATTATATAAGTAGAATAGAAATTAGATACACTGGTGTCAGCGAAAAATCATATAGATATAAATGCTCTGATGACATAGCAAAGAGTAATATTGTGAAGAAGGAATTGAATGGCTTAGATAGAGAAAAATTTATGTTATTTCTATTGGATGGTAAAAACCGAGTGCTTAACTATGAAATAGTTTCTCTCGGTTCTTTAAACTCATCAATAGTACATCCAAGAGAATCATTCAAATCTGCTGTAAAGAATTCAGCTGCTTCAGTAGTATTTATACATAATCATCCAACAGGAGATCCTACACCAAGTTCTGACGATATAGCTATAACAAAAAGACTGGTAGAGGCTGGAAAAATTCTGGGTATTAAAGTATTGGACCACATTATAGTAGGTGATACAACACATTTCAGTTTTTCTGAGGAAAATCTTTTATAA
- a CDS encoding SWIM zinc finger family protein, which translates to MKIGVWIDKWKVPSSSRPGVSHIVAKSSEGVWGCSCEAWRYRRIVCSHIVKIKSSISGTSEFYGGSGIRKIVSEELSSDEKMLLENMEKSLKRRIRV; encoded by the coding sequence ATGAAAATTGGGGTATGGATTGACAAATGGAAAGTTCCCTCATCTAGCAGACCTGGTGTCAGTCATATAGTAGCAAAGTCCTCTGAAGGAGTTTGGGGATGTTCTTGCGAAGCATGGAGATATAGAAGAATAGTTTGTAGTCATATTGTTAAGATAAAAAGTAGCATCAGCGGAACTTCAGAATTTTATGGTGGTTCAGGTATAAGAAAAATTGTTTCGGAGGAGTTAAGTAGTGATGAAAAAATGTTGCTTGAAAATATGGAGAAGAGTCTAAAAAGACGAATTAGAGTTTAG
- a CDS encoding DUF2997 domain-containing protein, giving the protein MRKIEITIKEDGKMTVHVVGYKGKTCVNDTEFLKDVGIVEDVKKLPQYYEKELVQKVKVPCG; this is encoded by the coding sequence GTGAGAAAAATAGAAATTACTATTAAAGAAGATGGAAAAATGACAGTTCATGTTGTTGGATATAAGGGAAAAACATGTGTAAATGATACTGAATTTTTAAAGGATGTAGGCATAGTAGAAGATGTGAAAAAACTTCCACAATATTATGAAAAAGAGCTTGTGCAGAAAGTTAAAGTACCATGCGGGTAG
- a CDS encoding AAA family ATPase gives MFKNYIKAGYPLLWVSTHEYERAIYTLSSEVGDGYKKYVWDITGLREYPDLNKYLTSEGDPLTPITHLNKSEDNAIVYALDFNNFIKNVDVFRSILNSLNHWKFNGLVLVIISPIIDFPKEMEKYITILDFNLPDIKVLRQVTEKFAISQRVKISKKDIEKISNAGQGLTIFEFENSLSLSTAKFREFKEEEVIEQKRNIIRKNASLDFSNFDDKLENLGGMEFLKSFALKILKSPLARGILLLGVPGTGKSHFAKALGNKLGIPTISLDFGRIFGSLVGQSEGNIRSALEVVDAVSPCILFIDEIEKGISGIRSSHLSDGGTGSRVFGSFLTWLNDHKSRVFVIATCNDISKIPAEFLRSERWDSIFFVDLPDKSERNIILKIYKNMYSIKDSKPPEMEGWTGAEIKTLCRISKMLSIPLKEASKYIVPLSKTMREQIDALRNWAVGRTLPASKIETKKTSNKRRIEL, from the coding sequence ATGTTTAAAAATTATATAAAGGCTGGATACCCCTTACTGTGGGTATCAACCCACGAGTATGAAAGAGCTATTTATACTCTTTCTTCCGAAGTGGGAGATGGCTATAAAAAGTATGTGTGGGATATTACAGGATTAAGAGAATACCCAGATCTTAATAAATATCTTACAAGCGAGGGTGATCCCCTAACTCCAATAACTCACTTAAATAAAAGTGAAGATAATGCTATTGTTTACGCTCTGGACTTCAACAACTTTATTAAAAATGTTGATGTTTTTAGGTCAATACTTAATTCTCTAAATCATTGGAAGTTCAATGGTTTAGTTTTAGTAATTATTTCTCCTATTATTGATTTTCCTAAAGAAATGGAGAAATACATTACTATTTTGGACTTTAATCTGCCTGATATTAAAGTTTTAAGACAGGTTACTGAGAAGTTTGCAATAAGTCAGAGAGTTAAGATCAGTAAAAAAGATATAGAAAAAATATCAAATGCTGGTCAGGGGCTTACCATTTTTGAATTTGAAAATTCACTTTCATTATCAACTGCAAAATTCAGAGAGTTTAAAGAAGAAGAGGTAATAGAACAGAAAAGAAATATAATTCGTAAAAATGCTTCACTGGATTTCTCCAACTTTGATGACAAGTTAGAAAATCTTGGTGGTATGGAATTCTTAAAGAGTTTCGCACTGAAAATTTTAAAATCCCCACTTGCTAGGGGTATTTTGCTATTGGGAGTGCCTGGAACAGGTAAATCCCACTTTGCTAAAGCATTGGGGAATAAACTAGGTATTCCTACAATTTCACTGGACTTCGGCAGGATATTTGGCTCTCTTGTTGGACAAAGTGAGGGCAATATCCGAAGTGCTTTGGAAGTTGTAGATGCTGTTTCACCATGCATCTTATTTATAGATGAGATTGAAAAAGGAATCTCAGGAATAAGGTCGTCTCATCTATCAGATGGTGGTACAGGATCAAGAGTATTCGGCTCTTTCTTAACATGGCTCAATGACCACAAATCAAGAGTATTTGTCATTGCTACCTGTAATGACATAAGCAAAATCCCAGCTGAATTTCTTAGAAGTGAAAGGTGGGACTCAATCTTCTTTGTTGATCTTCCTGACAAATCAGAGCGTAATATTATTCTAAAAATTTACAAAAATATGTATTCAATAAAAGATAGTAAACCTCCTGAAATGGAAGGCTGGACAGGTGCAGAAATAAAGACGCTGTGTAGAATATCTAAGATGTTAAGTATTCCTTTAAAAGAGGCATCTAAATATATTGTCCCACTTTCAAAAACAATGAGAGAGCAAATTGATGCTTTAAGAAATTGGGCTGTTGGTAGGACTTTACCTGCTTCAAAAATAGAAACGAAAAAAACAAGCAATAAAAGGAGGATTGAATTATGA
- a CDS encoding type II toxin-antitoxin system PemK/MazF family toxin has translation MSIEVRRGDIILVNLEPIIGSEKGKTRPCVIIQNDTGNKYSPLTIVAVITKQKEIDKKYPTDVWVNKGAGGLDNDSIIQCDQIRTIDKKRIIKKYGSFDNTITEDIDKSIKISLDLK, from the coding sequence ATGAGCATTGAAGTTAGAAGAGGAGATATAATTTTAGTTAATTTAGAACCCATAATAGGCTCAGAGAAAGGTAAAACCAGACCTTGTGTTATTATTCAAAATGATACTGGAAACAAATATTCACCCCTTACTATTGTTGCAGTAATTACCAAACAAAAAGAAATAGATAAAAAGTATCCAACAGATGTATGGGTAAATAAAGGTGCTGGTGGTTTAGACAATGATAGTATTATTCAATGTGACCAAATCAGAACAATTGATAAAAAGCGAATTATTAAGAAATATGGTAGTTTTGATAATACAATAACGGAAGATATAGATAAATCTATAAAAATTAGTCTTGATTTAAAATAG